One window of the Cryptomeria japonica unplaced genomic scaffold, Sugi_1.0 HiC_scaffold_551, whole genome shotgun sequence genome contains the following:
- the LOC131872293 gene encoding aspartic proteinase nepenthesin-1-like yields the protein MERSKLLGFVVLICFTIPTISCSSDRLFSGWPKSSSDENVKIRVNMTRRSERELGFSERLGLAVDRSKKRMKKIEALIRGQLDAETPVEVGDGEFLMSVALGTPSVSFEAIVDTGSDLIWTQCKPCKDCFSQPTPIFDPSKSPTFSTIPCGDSLCDALGSTQTGCNPDCTFMYQYGDGSFTSGDLAYETLSIGSSKVKGIAFGCGHDNEGQGFSQGGGLVGLGRGGLSLISQLGSKAENMFSYCLLPITDSSSQTSPLFFGEGASLSGGAKTLPLIKSSIIPTFWYIPITGITLNGKALDIPPGTFDLQSDGSGGMIIDSGTTVTILDQAAYSPLKEAIQSAIDLTPVDGSSTGLDLCYHTSSAHLTLPTLVFNFKGGVDYELPADNFFIQASENLLCLAMLGEPSGNPSIFGNIQQQNFHILYNNAQNTLSFKPTKCDSL from the coding sequence atggagCGTTCAAAGCTGTTGGGTTTTGTGGTCTTGATATGCTTTACTATTCCAACGATATCATGTTCTTCGGACAGACTGTTTAGTGGTTGGCCGAAGTCTAGCAGcgatgaaaatgtaaaaataaggGTGAATATGACGCGCAGATCAGAGAGAGAGTTGGGTTTTTCTGAGAGATTGGGTTTGGCTGTGGATCGAAGTAAGAAGCGAATGAAGAAGATAGAGGCATTGATAAGAGGGCAATTAGACGCTGAAACGCCCGTTGAAGTAGGGGATGGAGAATTTCTGATGAGCGTTGCACTGGGAACGCCCTCTGTGAGCTTCGAAGCGATTGTGGACACGGGGAGCGATCTGATTTGGACTCAGTGCAAGCCTTGCAAGGACTGCTTCTCTCAGCCTACGCCAATCTTCGACCCCTCCAAGTCCCCCACATTTTCCACAATTCCCTGCGGTGATTCTCTTTGTGACGCCTTGGGGAGTACGCAAACCGGATGCAATCCAGATTGTACCTTTATGTATCAGTATGGCGATGGTTCCTTCACCAGCGGCGACCTGGCTTACGAGACATTGTCAATTGGGAGCAGCAAGGTTAAAGGCATTGcatttggatgcgggcatgacaacGAAGGACAAGGATTCTCTCAGGGTGGTGGCCTTGTGGGACTGGGAAGAGGTGGTCTCTCCCTTATCTCACAGCTGGGTTCCAAAGCAGAGAACATGTTCTCTTACTGTCTTTTGCCCATCACCGACTCTTCTTCACAAACCAGCCCCCTCTTTTTCGGCGAGGGTGCTTCCTTGAGCGGAGGAGCCAAGACTCTCCCACTCATCAAGAGCAGTATCATTCCCACTTTCTGGTACATTCCTATTACAGGAATcaccctcaatggtaaggcactagATATTCCTCCTGGAACTTTCGATCTGCAATCGGACGGCAGCGGAGGTATGATCATCGACTCCGGAACCACTGTTACCATCCTGGACCAGGCTGCCTACTCTCCTCTTAAGGAAGCAATTCAGTCCGCCATTGATCTCACTCCTGTAGACGGCTCTTCTACAGGTTTGGATCTTTGTTACCACACATCATCCGCTCACCTCACCTTGCCAACCCTCGTCTTCAACTTCAAAGGCGGCGTGGATTACGAGCTTCCGGCAGACAACTTTTTCATTCAGGCATCTGAAAATCTCTTGTGCCTGGCAATGTTGGGTGAACCATCGGGGAATCCTTCCATCTTCGGAAACATACAGCAGCAAAACTTCCATATCCTTTACAACAATGCTCAGAACACGCTCTCTTTCAAGCCCACTAAGTGTGATTCTCTTTaa
- the LOC131872292 gene encoding aspartic proteinase nepenthesin-1-like, which translates to MERSKLLGFVVLICFTIPTISCSSDRLFSGWPKSSSDENVKIRVNMTRRSERELGFSERLGLAVDRSKKRMKKIEALIRGQLDAETPVEVGDGEFLMSVALGTPSVSFEAIVDTGSDLIWTQCKPCKDCFSQPTPIFDPSKSPTFSTIPCGDSLCDALGSTQTGCNPDCTFMYQYGDGSFTSGDLAYETLSIGSSKVKGIAFGCGHDNEGQGFSQGGGLVGLGRGGLSLISQLGSNAENMFSYCLLPITDSSSQTSPLFFGEGASLSGGAKTLPLIKSSIIPTFWYIPITGITLNGKALDIPPGTFDLQSDGSGGMIIDSGTTVTILDQAAYSPLKEAIQSAIDLTPVDGSSTGLDLCYHTSSAHLTLPTLVFNFKGGVDYELPADNFFIQASENLLCLAMLGEPSGNPSIFGNIQQQNFHILYNNAQNTLSFKPTKCDSL; encoded by the coding sequence atggagCGTTCAAAGCTGTTGGGTTTTGTGGTCTTGATATGCTTTACTATTCCAACGATATCATGTTCTTCGGACAGACTGTTTAGTGGTTGGCCGAAGTCTAGCAGcgatgaaaatgtaaaaataaggGTGAATATGACGCGCAGATCAGAGAGAGAGTTGGGTTTTTCTGAGAGATTGGGTTTGGCTGTGGATCGAAGTAAGAAGCGAATGAAGAAGATAGAGGCATTGATAAGAGGGCAATTAGACGCTGAAACGCCCGTTGAAGTAGGGGATGGAGAATTTCTGATGAGCGTTGCACTGGGAACGCCCTCTGTGAGCTTCGAAGCGATTGTGGACACGGGGAGCGATCTGATTTGGACTCAGTGCAAGCCTTGCAAGGACTGCTTCTCTCAGCCTACGCCAATCTTCGACCCCTCCAAGTCCCCCACATTTTCCACAATTCCCTGCGGTGATTCTCTTTGTGACGCCTTGGGGAGTACGCAAACCGGATGCAATCCAGATTGTACCTTTATGTATCAGTATGGCGATGGTTCCTTCACCAGCGGCGACCTGGCTTACGAGACATTGTCAATTGGGAGCAGCAAGGTTAAAGGCATTGcatttggatgcgggcatgacaacGAAGGACAAGGATTCTCTCAGGGTGGTGGCCTTGTGGGACTGGGAAGAGGTGGTCTCTCCCTTATCTCACAGCTGGGTTCCAATGCAGAGAACATGTTCTCTTACTGTCTTTTGCCCATCACCGACTCTTCTTCACAAACCAGCCCCCTCTTTTTCGGCGAGGGTGCTTCCTTGAGCGGAGGAGCCAAGACTCTCCCACTCATCAAGAGCAGTATCATTCCCACTTTCTGGTACATTCCTATTACAGGAATcaccctcaatggtaaggcactagATATTCCTCCTGGAACTTTCGATCTGCAATCGGACGGCAGCGGAGGTATGATCATCGACTCCGGAACCACTGTTACCATCCTGGACCAGGCTGCCTACTCTCCTCTTAAGGAAGCAATTCAGTCCGCCATTGATCTCACTCCTGTAGACGGCTCTTCTACAGGTTTGGATCTTTGTTACCACACATCATCCGCTCACCTCACCTTGCCAACCCTCGTCTTCAACTTCAAAGGCGGCGTGGATTACGAGCTTCCGGCAGACAACTTTTTCATTCAGGCATCTGAAAATCTCTTGTGCCTGGCAATGTTGGGTGAACCATCGGGGAATCCTTCCATCTTCGGAAACATACAGCAGCAAAACTTCCATATCCTTTACAACAATGCTCAGAACACGCTCTCTTTCAAGCCCACTAAGTGTGATTCTCTTTaa